The bacterium genome includes a region encoding these proteins:
- a CDS encoding helix-turn-helix transcriptional regulator, translating into MEDENIALKLARRIRNLRQEYNYTQQKLSEMSDIDYKHIQLLESKKPPYAKLDTIEKLAKAFKIKPSKLLEF; encoded by the coding sequence ATGGAAGACGAAAATATTGCTTTGAAATTGGCTAGAAGGATACGGAATTTAAGACAAGAATATAATTACACACAGCAAAAGTTGTCTGAAATGTCAGATATTGACTATAAACATATTCAACTTCTAGAAAGCAAAAAGCCTCCATACGCAAAGTTAGATACCATAGAAAAACTTGCCAAAGCATTCAAAATAAAGCCCTCAAAATTACTAGAGTTTTAA